Proteins from a genomic interval of Pseudomonas paeninsulae:
- a CDS encoding urate hydroxylase PuuD, which translates to MEAHLTEWLNLGVRWIHMITGIAWIGASFYFVWLENNLNRVNPKDGLAGDLWAIHGGGIYHLEKYKLAPPKMPENLHWFKWEAYWTWMSGVALLMVVYYLNPSLYLIAPGSDMAPTVAIAIGLGSLVAGYVAYHFLCDSALGKQPALLGAVLFILLIAAAYGFSTIFSGRAAYLHVGAIIGTIMVGNVFFTIMPAQRALVKAIEDNTTPDPALPAKGLLRSRHNNYFTLPVLFIMISNHFPSTYGSSYNWLILAGIAIFAVLVRHYFNTRHNSNKYAWTLPVAALGMICLAYVTAPLRPAANAIPVATSASQPAVSVAKVEEVLEPSPDAAPGGAGTAFAEVNQVIQERCSVCHSATPSSPMFSAAPLGFMLDTPQQIKAQTAKIQAQAIASQVMPLGNITQMTQDERDLIGAWIAQGAQID; encoded by the coding sequence GTGGAAGCACATTTGACTGAGTGGCTGAATCTGGGCGTGCGCTGGATTCACATGATTACCGGTATCGCCTGGATTGGCGCATCCTTCTATTTCGTCTGGCTGGAAAACAACCTCAATCGGGTCAACCCGAAAGACGGTTTGGCCGGTGACCTTTGGGCGATCCACGGTGGCGGCATCTATCACCTGGAGAAGTACAAGCTGGCGCCGCCGAAAATGCCGGAGAACCTCCATTGGTTCAAGTGGGAAGCCTACTGGACCTGGATGTCCGGCGTTGCCCTGCTGATGGTGGTGTACTACCTCAACCCGTCGCTTTACCTGATTGCGCCCGGTAGCGACATGGCACCCACCGTCGCCATCGCCATCGGCCTCGGTTCACTGGTTGCAGGCTACGTGGCCTACCACTTCCTCTGTGACTCGGCGCTGGGCAAGCAACCGGCCCTGCTCGGCGCGGTGCTGTTTATCCTCCTGATCGCGGCTGCCTACGGCTTCAGCACTATCTTCAGTGGTCGCGCAGCCTACCTACATGTCGGCGCCATCATCGGCACCATCATGGTCGGCAACGTGTTCTTCACCATCATGCCGGCACAACGCGCACTGGTTAAGGCCATCGAAGACAACACCACGCCTGATCCGGCCCTGCCGGCCAAAGGCCTGCTGCGCTCGCGTCACAACAACTACTTCACCCTGCCGGTGCTGTTCATCATGATCAGCAACCACTTCCCGAGCACCTATGGCAGCAGCTACAACTGGCTAATTCTGGCGGGCATCGCCATCTTTGCAGTACTGGTTCGCCACTACTTCAACACCCGCCACAACAGCAACAAATACGCCTGGACCCTGCCAGTGGCAGCACTGGGCATGATCTGCCTGGCGTATGTCACCGCCCCGCTGCGCCCGGCCGCAAACGCCATCCCGGTGGCCACTTCAGCCAGCCAGCCAGCCGTCAGCGTCGCCAAGGTAGAAGAAGTGCTCGAGCCCTCGCCTGACGCGGCCCCAGGCGGAGCAGGCACTGCCTTTGCCGAGGTCAACCAGGTGATCCAGGAACGTTGCAGCGTATGCCACTCGGCCACGCCGAGCAGCCCGATGTTCAGCGCCGCGCCACTGGGTTTCATGCTCGACACCCCGCAGCAGATCAAGGCCCAGACCGCGAAGATCCAGGCCCAGGCCATCGCCTCGCAGGTCATGCCGCTGGGCAACATCACCCAGATGACCCAGGACGAGCGCGACCTGATCGGCGCATGGATCGCCCAGGGCGCGCAGATCGACTAA
- a CDS encoding ureidoglycolate lyase — protein MRTLIIEPLSKEAFAPFGDVIETEGSEFFMINNGSTRRYHKVATVETAQPEDQAIISIFSAQALEMPLTVRMLERHPLGSQAFIPLLGQPFLIVVAPLGDAPESALVRAFRSNGRQGVNYHRGVWHHPVLTIEKRDDFLVVDRSGSGNNCDEHFFDEHEQLLLAPHQ, from the coding sequence ATGCGCACACTGATCATCGAGCCACTGAGCAAAGAAGCCTTCGCCCCCTTTGGCGATGTCATCGAGACTGAAGGCAGCGAGTTCTTCATGATCAACAACGGTTCCACTCGCCGCTATCACAAAGTGGCCACCGTGGAGACCGCCCAGCCTGAGGATCAGGCGATCATCAGTATTTTCAGTGCCCAAGCCCTGGAGATGCCGTTGACCGTGCGTATGCTGGAGCGTCACCCGCTGGGCAGCCAGGCGTTCATACCGCTGCTCGGCCAGCCCTTTCTGATCGTGGTCGCGCCACTTGGCGATGCACCTGAATCAGCGTTAGTCCGCGCCTTCCGCAGCAACGGCAGGCAGGGCGTCAATTACCATCGCGGCGTCTGGCACCATCCGGTGCTGACGATCGAAAAGCGGGATGACTTCCTGGTGGTTGATCGCAGTGGTTCCGGCAACAACTGCGATGAGCATTTCTTTGATGAGCATGAGCAACTGCTGCTCGCTCCCCACCAATAA
- the alc gene encoding allantoicase produces the protein MKAYAVPFEKYVNLADARLGTQAISVTDDWFADVNRLFQPTPAVWKEGVFDDNGKWMDGWESRRKRFEGYDSAVIRLGVAGSIKGVDIDTSFFTGNFPPSASLEGCFVAAGDPTDSTEWTEVLGAVELQGNNHHYHAINNAQAFTHLRFNIYPDGGVARLRVYGVPFRDWSNVGDNEQVDLAAALNGGRALACSDEHFGRMSNILNPGRGINMGDGWETARRRTPGNDWVIVALGAPGEIERIVVDTLHFKGNYPDSCSIQGAFVKGGTDSQIETQSLFWRDLLPSQKLEMHAEHEFAEQIKALGPITHVRVNVFPDGGISRLRLFGKVAK, from the coding sequence ATGAAAGCTTACGCCGTACCCTTCGAGAAATACGTCAACCTGGCCGACGCGCGCCTCGGCACCCAGGCCATCTCGGTAACCGATGACTGGTTCGCCGACGTCAACCGCTTGTTCCAACCGACCCCGGCGGTGTGGAAGGAAGGCGTGTTCGATGACAACGGCAAGTGGATGGATGGCTGGGAATCGCGGCGCAAGCGTTTCGAAGGCTACGACAGCGCCGTGATTCGCCTCGGCGTGGCCGGTTCGATCAAAGGTGTTGATATCGACACCAGCTTCTTCACCGGCAACTTCCCGCCGTCCGCCTCGCTGGAGGGCTGCTTCGTCGCCGCAGGCGACCCGACTGATAGCACCGAGTGGACTGAAGTGCTGGGCGCGGTTGAGCTGCAAGGCAACAATCACCACTACCACGCAATCAACAATGCCCAGGCCTTTACCCACCTGCGCTTCAACATCTACCCGGACGGCGGCGTCGCCCGCCTGCGCGTTTACGGCGTGCCGTTCCGCGACTGGAGCAACGTCGGCGACAACGAGCAGGTCGACCTGGCCGCCGCGCTGAATGGCGGTCGCGCCCTGGCCTGTTCCGACGAGCACTTCGGCCGCATGAGCAACATCCTCAACCCGGGCCGTGGCATCAACATGGGTGACGGCTGGGAAACCGCACGCCGGCGCACCCCGGGCAACGACTGGGTGATCGTCGCCCTTGGCGCACCGGGAGAAATCGAACGCATTGTCGTCGATACCCTGCACTTCAAAGGCAACTACCCGGATAGCTGCTCGATCCAGGGCGCGTTCGTCAAAGGCGGCACCGACAGCCAGATCGAAACCCAGAGCCTGTTCTGGCGTGACCTGCTGCCAAGCCAGAAGCTCGAGATGCACGCCGAGCACGAGTTCGCCGAACAGATCAAGGCGCTCGGCCCGATCACTCACGTACGGGTAAACGTATTCCCGGACGGTGGTATCAGCCGCCTGCGCCTGTTCGGTAAAGTCGCCAAGTAG
- the uraD gene encoding 2-oxo-4-hydroxy-4-carboxy-5-ureidoimidazoline decarboxylase: MSRFQTLTPSRLSCEDFVNVFADIYEHSPWVAEKAFELGLDDSVNQVNGLHQRMADILLSASHAEQLALINAHPDLAGKAAVRGELTASSTTEQAGAGISACTADEFSRFTELNDAYKAKFGFPFIMAVKGSNRHQILAAFEERIHNPPEQEFACALAEINKIALFRLQQL; this comes from the coding sequence ATGAGCCGCTTTCAGACCCTGACCCCGTCGCGCCTGAGCTGCGAAGACTTCGTCAACGTCTTCGCCGATATCTACGAGCACTCGCCCTGGGTGGCCGAGAAGGCGTTCGAGCTGGGCCTGGACGACAGCGTTAATCAAGTCAATGGCCTGCACCAGCGCATGGCCGACATCCTGCTCAGCGCCAGCCATGCCGAGCAACTGGCCCTGATCAACGCTCACCCGGACTTAGCCGGCAAGGCGGCAGTGCGTGGCGAGCTGACCGCCTCCAGCACCACCGAACAGGCCGGCGCCGGCATCAGCGCATGCACGGCCGACGAGTTCTCCCGCTTTACCGAACTGAATGACGCCTATAAGGCCAAGTTCGGCTTCCCCTTCATCATGGCGGTGAAAGGCAGCAACCGGCACCAGATTCTGGCGGCATTCGAGGAGCGTATCCACAACCCCCCGGAGCAGGAATTCGCCTGCGCCCTGGCCGAGATCAACAAGATCGCCCTGTTTCGCTTGCAGCAGCTCTAG
- the puuE gene encoding allantoinase PuuE produces the protein MSADYPRDLIGYANNPPHPHWPGDARIALSFVLNYEEGGERNVLHGDQESESFLSEMVSAQPLQGERNMSMESLYEYGSRAGAWRLLKLFDQHAIPLTVFAVAMAAQRNPDMIKAMVAAGHEICSHGYRWIDYQYMDEAQEREHMLEAIRILTDITGERPLGWYTGRTGPNTRRLVMQEGGFLYDSDTYDDDLPYWDPASSAAKPHLVIPYTLDTNDMRFTQAQGFNTGDDFYQYLKDAFDVLYAEGVAGAPKMLSIGMHCRLLGRPARIAALARFIEYVKSHEKVWCARRVDIARHWHATHPFVETRT, from the coding sequence GTGAGCGCTGACTACCCACGCGACCTGATCGGTTACGCCAACAACCCGCCGCATCCACACTGGCCTGGCGATGCCCGCATTGCCCTGTCGTTCGTCCTCAACTATGAGGAAGGTGGCGAGCGCAACGTACTGCACGGTGACCAGGAGTCCGAGTCCTTCCTCTCCGAGATGGTTTCCGCCCAGCCGCTGCAGGGCGAACGCAACATGAGCATGGAATCGCTCTATGAATACGGCAGCCGCGCCGGCGCGTGGCGCCTGCTCAAACTGTTCGACCAGCACGCTATCCCGCTGACCGTGTTCGCCGTCGCCATGGCCGCCCAGCGTAACCCCGACATGATCAAGGCCATGGTCGCGGCCGGCCATGAAATCTGCAGCCACGGATATCGCTGGATCGACTACCAGTACATGGACGAGGCGCAAGAGCGTGAGCATATGCTCGAAGCCATCCGTATCCTCACCGACATCACGGGCGAGCGCCCGCTGGGCTGGTACACCGGCCGCACCGGGCCGAACACCCGGCGCCTGGTCATGCAGGAAGGTGGCTTCCTCTACGATTCCGACACCTATGACGACGACCTGCCCTACTGGGATCCAGCCAGCAGCGCGGCCAAGCCGCACCTGGTGATCCCTTACACCCTGGACACCAACGACATGCGCTTCACCCAGGCGCAGGGTTTCAACACCGGCGACGACTTCTACCAGTATTTGAAAGACGCCTTCGATGTGCTCTACGCCGAAGGCGTGGCTGGCGCGCCGAAAATGCTGTCGATCGGCATGCACTGCCGCCTGCTCGGCCGCCCCGCGCGGATCGCCGCCCTGGCGCGCTTTATCGAGTACGTCAAAAGCCACGAAAAAGTCTGGTGCGCCCGCCGCGTCGATATCGCCCGCCACTGGCACGCCACCCACCCTTTTGTCGAGACCCGCACATGA
- the uraH gene encoding hydroxyisourate hydrolase, with protein sequence MGRLTTHVLDAAHGCPGSAITVELYRVEGAQMELVTRVVTNHDGRCDAPILQGDDYRSGVYQLHFHAGDYYRARGVQLPDPAFLDVVVLRFGIDAGQDHYHVPLLISPYSYSTYRGS encoded by the coding sequence ATGGGACGATTGACCACACATGTTCTAGATGCCGCGCACGGCTGCCCCGGCAGCGCCATCACTGTTGAGTTGTATCGGGTCGAAGGCGCGCAGATGGAGCTGGTTACCCGCGTGGTGACCAACCATGACGGCCGTTGCGATGCGCCTATTCTGCAGGGCGACGATTACCGCAGTGGTGTCTACCAGCTGCACTTCCATGCGGGCGATTATTACCGGGCCCGTGGCGTGCAGTTGCCCGATCCGGCGTTTCTCGATGTGGTGGTGCTGCGCTTCGGTATCGATGCCGGCCAGGATCACTACCATGTGCCGCTGCTGATCTCCCCGTACAGCTACTCCACTTATCGCGGTAGTTGA
- a CDS encoding methyl-accepting chemotaxis protein, translated as MTEAAGRQRESIDMVSTAFHEMVATANEVARSCSQAAESADNGQKQARDGQLQIDAAVSNVEKLSREISQSAAAMQQLEQDNNNIQSILGTIRSIAEQTNLLALNAAIEAARAGEQGRGFAVVADEVRALAKRTADSTAEIDGLLSSLAQRTREMGKQMHASLEVSQSTVSSITDARSSFGLIRESVDVIRDMNAQIATAAEEQHQVAEDINRHISMIHGDAQLVAGLAESARSDSHNLSSLSTQLNELVNRFKT; from the coding sequence ATGACCGAAGCTGCAGGACGGCAGCGTGAATCGATCGACATGGTCTCCACCGCCTTTCACGAGATGGTCGCCACCGCCAACGAAGTGGCTCGCTCCTGCTCTCAGGCCGCGGAGTCGGCGGACAATGGACAAAAACAGGCACGTGACGGGCAACTGCAAATCGATGCCGCAGTCAGCAACGTCGAGAAGCTGAGCCGAGAAATATCCCAGTCCGCAGCGGCGATGCAGCAGCTCGAGCAGGACAACAATAATATCCAGTCGATTCTCGGCACCATTCGCTCGATAGCCGAACAAACCAACTTGCTTGCCCTCAATGCTGCGATTGAAGCGGCACGTGCCGGCGAACAGGGTCGGGGCTTTGCCGTTGTGGCTGACGAGGTCCGCGCGCTGGCCAAGCGCACCGCGGACTCCACCGCTGAAATTGACGGACTGCTGAGCAGTCTGGCCCAGCGCACCCGGGAGATGGGCAAGCAAATGCATGCCAGCCTGGAGGTATCGCAGAGTACGGTTAGCAGCATTACCGACGCCCGCTCAAGCTTCGGCTTGATCCGCGAGTCGGTCGATGTAATACGCGATATGAATGCGCAAATCGCCACTGCCGCCGAAGAACAGCACCAGGTCGCCGAAGACATCAACCGTCACATCAGCATGATCCATGGCGATGCGCAGCTGGTCGCAGGCCTGGCAGAGTCGGCGCGCAGTGACTCGCACAACCTCTCCAGCCTCTCCACTCAGCTCAATGAACTGGTTAATCGCTTCAAAACTTGA